In a single window of the Vicia villosa cultivar HV-30 ecotype Madison, WI unplaced genomic scaffold, Vvil1.0 ctg.004426F_1_1, whole genome shotgun sequence genome:
- the LOC131642056 gene encoding uncharacterized protein LOC131642056: MANNVTATKEATKRTFTCSFFREDMTHLIQLSTLVTGHNLDEFRKTYGHILHMLTSRVDGWALYTLLQFYDPELRCFTFLDYQLAPTLEEYADILKIKPNGGTHGFHVKFLIKKADTLAVEKKWKEFNTLLAVMIYGLVLFPNIPNFVDLTAVCLFMDQNPVPTLLADTYYTIHSRYGKKGSVGSCLPLLYEWFTSHLPKSGPFVTTKDSQKWPQRIMGLTGNDIVWCPTGMDVEEVITSCGTFDNVPLIGTKGTDPKGLEKVRSAWNSIHTDDQTSLGEKNAVAKQAYTDWVEDRVKDRLLPFPKVNPLYKQPPKVPIAIMPAENCIPVNMESTQLHEKKSDARPKHHLVDQIGVELTHEAKVLKEGSLRVQKRARTEKGERDTTVIVEDHQEIIKRAVKEAEERLKREYREDLKAYKLKIEREARAEVRSLKKKLEEETTKRMAIETQLKGSHLRNTRLTEENAKLRDRMMGGSRQDRGKGKMA; encoded by the exons atggctaacaacgtgaccgctacAAAAGAGGCTACCAAGCGTACATTCACCTGCAGTTTCTTTCGTGAGGATATGACACATCTGATTCAGTTGAGCACTTTAGTTACTGGGCATAACTTGGATGAGTTCAGGAAGACATATGGCCATATCTTACACATGTTAACTTCTCGGGTTGATGGATGGGCTCTATACACACTTCTTCAGTTCTACGATCCTGAGTTACGATGTTTCACTTTTCTTGATTACCAACTGGCACCAACCCTTGAAGAATATGCTGACATCCTCAAGATTAAG cctaatggtggaaccCACGGATTCCATGTGAAATTTCTGATAAAGAAGGCCGACACCCTTGCTgttgagaagaaatggaaagaattcaaCACTCTCCTAGCCGttatgatctatggtttggtgttgttcccgaATATTCCGAATTTCGTCGATCTAACTGCTGTTTGTCTCTTCATGGATCAAAATCCTGTGCCCACTCTTTTAGCAGATACTTATTATACCATCCACTCCAGGTATGGGAAGAAAGGATCAGTTGGGAGTTGTTTACCGTTGCTATATGAGTGGTTCACTTCACACTTGCCTAAAAGCGGGCCGTTTGTTACAACAAAAGACTCACaaaaatggcctcaaaggatcatggggcttactggAAACGACATTGTCTGGTGTCCTACCGGAATGGACGTAGAGGAAGTTATAACTAGTTGTGGTACTTTTGACAATgttcccctcataggaacgaaag GAACCGATCCAAAGGGTCTAGAAAAGGTGAGGAGTGCCTGGAATAGCATCCATACAGATGATCAGACTTCTCTAGGTGAAAAGAATGCCGTTGCCAAACAAGCCTACACGGATTGGGTTGAGGATAGAGTTAAAGATCgtctgttgcctttcccgaaggttaatcCATTGTACAAGCAACCACCTAAGGTTCCAATTGCCATTATGCCTGCTGAGAATTGCATCCCAGTAAATATGGAAAGCACCCAATTGCACGAAAAGAAGTCAGATGCGCGACCAAAACATCATCTTGTGGACCAAATAGGGGTTGAGTTGACACATGAAGCCAAGGTGCTGAAAGAAGGATCTTTgagagttcaaaagagggctagaacGGAAAAAGGTGAAAGAGATACTACTGTTATTGTTGAAGATCACCAGGAGATCATAAAAAGGGCCgtaaaagaggcagaagagagACTCAAGCGAGAGTACAGAGAAGACTTGAAGGCTTATAAACTCAAGATAGAAAGGGAGGCCAGAGCTGAAGTGAGGAgtctgaaaaagaaactggaagaagagaccactaAAAGAATGGCAATTGAGACtcaactgaaaggaagtcacctccgtaatactcgactaacagaagaaaatGCCAAGCTCAGAGATCGAATGATGG